In Musa acuminata AAA Group cultivar baxijiao chromosome BXJ3-11, Cavendish_Baxijiao_AAA, whole genome shotgun sequence, one DNA window encodes the following:
- the LOC103970705 gene encoding ferritin-4, chloroplastic isoform X1 encodes MRTCFQPHPSPPFASSPRLPPYYINPSFPVFPHPNPLPSRFTGASSDTMLLKASHPLPLLSPTSSEASPPPPASLRLALSLPKVQTRGGRVVAASGGHVITGVVFEPFEELKHSELCLVPTAPDQSLARQKYADDSEAAVNLQINVEYNASYVYHAMFAYFDRDNVALKGLAKFFKESSEEERGHAQKLMEYQNKRGGKVKLLPIISPLTEFDHPEKGDALHAMELALSIEKLTNEKLLSLHKVAQKCNDAQMADFIETEFLGEQVEAIKKIAEYVAQLRRVGKGHGVWHFDQMLLDEGAAAA; translated from the exons ATGCGCACCTGTTTCCAACCCCATCCATCTCCACCGTTCGCTTCGTCTCCCCGTCTCCCTCCTTACTATATCAACCCTTCGTTTCCGGTGTTCCCTCATCCCAATCCTCTCCCTTCTCGATTCACCGGCGCTTCCTCTGACACTATGCTTCTCAAGGCTTCtcatcctctccctctcctctcccccaCATCCTCGGAGGCCTCGCCGCCGCCTCCTGCTTCCCTCCGCCTCGCTCTGAGCCTTCCGAAAGTTCAGACCCGTGGCGGGCGCGTGGTCGCCGCTTCCGGAGGCCACGTCATCACCGGCGTCGTCTTCGAGCCCTTCGAGGAGCTCAAGCACAGCGAGCTCTGCCTCGTGCCCACCGCCCCCGATCAGTCCCTCGCTCGCCAAAAGTACGCCGACGACAGCGAGGCCGCCGTCAACCTTCAGATCAA CGTGGAGTACAATGCATCGTATGTGTACCATGCCATGTTTGCCTACTTCGATCGGGACAATGTTGCGCTCAAAGGCCTTGCCAA GTTCTTCAAAGAATCGAGCGAGGAGGaaagaggccatgctcagaagctGATGGAGTATCAG AACAAAAGGGGAGGGAAAGTGAAGCTTCTGCCGATTATTTCGCCTTTGACCGAGTTTGATCATCCTGAGAAAGGCGATGCACTGCATG CAAtggaattggctttgtctatcgaGAAGCTGACAAACGAGAAGCTACTGAGTCTACACAAA GTAGCTCAAAAGTGTAATGATGCTCAGATGGCAGACTTTATCGAGACCGAGTTTCTTGGTGAGCAG gTGGAAGCAATTAAAAAGATCGCTGAATATGTTGCTCAGTTGAGAAGAGTGGGAAAAGGACATG GAGTCTGGCATTTTGATCAGATGCTTCTCGATGAAGGGGCTGCTGCTGCATGA
- the LOC103970705 gene encoding ferritin-4, chloroplastic isoform X2, whose product MRTCFQPHPSPPFASSPRLPPYYINPSFPVFPHPNPLPSRFTGASSDTMLLKASHPLPLLSPTSSEASPPPPASLRLALSLPKVQTRGGRVVAASGGHVITGVVFEPFEELKHSELCLVPTAPDQSLARQKYADDSEAAVNLQINVEYNASYVYHAMFAYFDRDNVALKGLAKFFKESSEEERGHAQKLMEYQNKRGGKVKLLPIISPLTEFDHPEKGDALHAMELALSIEKLTNEKLLSLHKVAQKCNDAQMADFIETEFLGEQESGILIRCFSMKGLLLHELREEHGLCRVRHHRNRHSRV is encoded by the exons ATGCGCACCTGTTTCCAACCCCATCCATCTCCACCGTTCGCTTCGTCTCCCCGTCTCCCTCCTTACTATATCAACCCTTCGTTTCCGGTGTTCCCTCATCCCAATCCTCTCCCTTCTCGATTCACCGGCGCTTCCTCTGACACTATGCTTCTCAAGGCTTCtcatcctctccctctcctctcccccaCATCCTCGGAGGCCTCGCCGCCGCCTCCTGCTTCCCTCCGCCTCGCTCTGAGCCTTCCGAAAGTTCAGACCCGTGGCGGGCGCGTGGTCGCCGCTTCCGGAGGCCACGTCATCACCGGCGTCGTCTTCGAGCCCTTCGAGGAGCTCAAGCACAGCGAGCTCTGCCTCGTGCCCACCGCCCCCGATCAGTCCCTCGCTCGCCAAAAGTACGCCGACGACAGCGAGGCCGCCGTCAACCTTCAGATCAA CGTGGAGTACAATGCATCGTATGTGTACCATGCCATGTTTGCCTACTTCGATCGGGACAATGTTGCGCTCAAAGGCCTTGCCAA GTTCTTCAAAGAATCGAGCGAGGAGGaaagaggccatgctcagaagctGATGGAGTATCAG AACAAAAGGGGAGGGAAAGTGAAGCTTCTGCCGATTATTTCGCCTTTGACCGAGTTTGATCATCCTGAGAAAGGCGATGCACTGCATG CAAtggaattggctttgtctatcgaGAAGCTGACAAACGAGAAGCTACTGAGTCTACACAAA GTAGCTCAAAAGTGTAATGATGCTCAGATGGCAGACTTTATCGAGACCGAGTTTCTTGGTGAGCAG GAGTCTGGCATTTTGATCAGATGCTTCTCGATGAAGGGGCTGCTGCTGCATGAGCTTCGCGAGGAACACGGGTTGTGTCGAGTCCGCCATCATCGAAATCGCCATAGTCGTGTCTAG